Part of the Tetragenococcus koreensis genome, ACATTATTACTCAGATCCTTACTATAAAAGTTCAATCACCTTTATTTGGTAAAAACGAATCAAGAATGCTAAGTGTGTAAAAACTATTATAGTCAACAAATGTAATTTTAGTTTATTGAAAAAGAAAAAATATGCTAGAATAAACATTAGAGAAGGAGATGAGATCCTATTGCAGAAAACGAAAATTTTATTTGACTTAGATGGAACAATTATTGACTCAAGTGCGGGCATTTACGCTTCGCTTAATTATGCGATGAAGGAAATGAATCGTGCGCCACTTTCCCAAAAAACGTTAAAATCTTTTATCGGTCCGCCTTTGATTGATTCTTTTGTCAAAATAGGTATGTCCAAACAAGAGGCAAAAGAAGCTGTGGACCATTATCGAACTCTTTATAAAGAAAAAGGAATGTACCAAGTTTCTCCCTATAATGGTATAGAAGAGGTTTTAACTCAACTTAGTAAAAAGTATGAATTGTTTATTGCTACATCGAAGCCAGAATTTTTTGCGATAAAAATCGTTGATCATTTAGGATATTCTAAATTTTTGAACGCGGTCTACGGAGCAGACTTGAAAGGAGTTCGTTCTGATAAAACAGCGGTAATCCATGATGCTTTAAAAGCGGAAAAAATTGAAGACCTCTCAACTGTGGTTATGGTTGGTGATCGTGCTCATGATATAACTGGAGCTATAGAGAATCAAATTGACAACGTTGGGGTACTCTATGGTTTTGGCGATAAAGAAGAATTGTTAAAAGCTGGTACACAAACAATAGTAGAAAAACCAATGGATCTTTTGGAAATTTTCCAATAAACTAACTGTTTAGTAGAAAAGTATAAAATGTTGTTGACAAGTATAGTCGTTTTAGGTATCCTATATCTTGTGCGAAATAAGTGCCGTCTTAGCTCAGTCGGTAGAGCACCACCATGGTAAGGTGGGGGTCGCCGGTTCGAGTCCGGCAGACGGCTTTGCTTGGAACCTTGATATGTCAAGGTTCTTTTTTTATGCTTACACCAATAATTTACCTATGTTTGAGAATTTTGGGACGAAATTGGGAGGAGATTTTATTCCTCGAAAAGATCAGAAAAGCGTTGGGCAGATTCTTTATGGATTTGTGGCCGAACATGGGAATACATATTTATGGAGGGACATTACTATTTTTATGTTTTAAAAAAGTGGCAGTCGATAGTTTTTTAAGTATCAGCTGCCATTAAATATTTAGTTAGAAAAATCGTCGCCAAATATGTATTTAAAACCAAATACGAATAGATTCATGGATAGGAATTTTTAGTGTAGCATAGAATTTATGAGTGACTATCAAAAATAGATTGTATGGTTTTTAAAAACAATTCAGCTGCTGGAGAGAATACTTGATAATTTTTCCATATGATGTGTAATCCTGCCTCTAATTTAGGTTCGAGCGGTCGAAAGGTTAGTTCGTTTTCAGTCATGATATTAATCATTTTATCAAAAGATATGGCGTAACCAAACCCTTCTCGGACCATTATATAAGGATTGAAACCTAGAGAAAAAGTAGATATTATATTTAATTTTTCGAAAGACTCGCCAAACCACTCCGAAAACTCATTTCTAGATAAACCTTTTTTACTTGCTTGTCGTGAAATAATTAAGGGAACGTTCATTAAATCTTCCACTGTAATTGAAACTTTTGAGGCTAAGGGGCTATCTTTACGCATAACGATACCCCAAGTGTCTTTACTAGGCAAGGTGATATAATTGTATTTTGAAAGATCTACCGGATCAACAACGATTCCAAAATCATCTAATCCTCGATCGAGTCTATCCATAACATCTTCTGAATTTCCACTAAACAAGTGATAACACATATCAGGATAGTATTTTTGTAAATCAATAGCAGCATGAGCAAAATGTTTAAATGCATCTGTCTCCGCACTGCCGATATATACGTCACCTCCAGAGATATCGTCCATTGTTAGAAATTCATTCTTAGTTTTTTCAAACATATCAAGAATATCTTCTGCTCTTTTGCGAAGAAGCATACCTTCATTCGTAAGTTGTACACTGTAATTACTACGAGTAAATAACTTTTTTCCAAGTTCTTCTTCTAAATCTTTTAATTGTTTAGAAAGTGTCGGTTGACTAACATGTAAAAACCTAGCTGCGTTTGTCATACTACTTTCTCTAGCAACGGTCAAAAAATATTTTAAAACACGTATATCCATTGATTTCACTCCTTTGTTTTTATTTTATATAAAATAGTTATTCTTTTCAATAATATCTAGGTATTAGTTATAAGTATTTGAAGATGAAGACATCCTCCTTTAATATATACTTATAGAAATAAAAAATATAGACAAGGGGGATGGCTGGAAAAATAGTGGAGCGGAACGAAAAGATCATACAAAATTTAAAGGATTCAGGATTTTCATTGATACAAATAGAGAAATTTATGACCCTCTATGAAAACAAAAAAACGAGCCCTCAACGTCATATAATAATAAATCGCAGAAAAGCTTTATTGGATTCCATTCATCAAATGCAAAAGCAAATTGATTGCCTGGATTACTTGTTATATCGTTTGGAACTTTAAGTTCGTGTTTAGTCGTGTATTAATAATAAACTATAGGAGGAGAAAATTATGGCAGTAAAGGATAAAGTAGTAATTATTACGGGCGCTTCTTCAGGAATCGGCGAAGCAACAGCTAAGTTATTAGCTAGTCGAGGCGCGAAATTGGTATTAGGTGCACGTCGTAAGGAAAGATTAAAAGAAATAGCAGAAGCAATCGAAAAAGACGGTGGACAAGCGGTTTACCAAGAAACAGACGTCACTAAAGTTGAAGATAATCAAAGTTTAGTTGAGTTAGCTAAAACAACTTTTAGTAAAGTAGATGTTATCTTCTTGAATGCTGGATTAATGCCAAATTCACCATTATCTGCCTTAAAAAGCGATGAATGGAACCAAATGGTAGATGTCAACATAAAAGGCGTTTTAAATGGTATCGAAGCCATCCTACCTGAATTTAAAGAACAAAAGTCAGGGCATGTTATTACGACTTCTTCAGTGGCAGGGCTCAAGGCGTATCCAGGTGGTGCTGTCTATGGTGCAACCAAATGGGCGGTTCGTGATTTAATGGAAGTTTTGCGTATGGAATCTGCACAAGAAGGTAGTAATATCAGAACAGCCACAATTTATCCAGCAGCAATAAAATCTGAATTGCTTGAAACAATTACAGATAAAGAAACAGCTGAAGGTGCTAACGCGATGTATGATCAATACCAAATTAGCCCAGATCGGGTTGCTAATGTGGTAGAATTTGCTATCGACCAACCAGAAGACACGAATGTTAATGAATTTACGATTGGACCAACAGCTCAGCCTTGGTAAGATCAAAATTTGAGAAGTCTTTTATAACCTAACCCTAATTACGTTATGGAAGGCTTTTTAATTAAAAAGAAAAAAATTTTGATTAGTATAAAATTATTATTGCTACAATGGTGGAAAAAATATTATAGAAAAGAGGGATTAGATGGGAAAAGTTTCTATTGCCGGAAGAGAAGTAAACCCCATTGGATTAGGTACTTTACATATGGGGGATGACCCAAGTCAATTAAAGCAAGAGCTAAAGGCTATTCGTACAGGGTTGGATAATGGTGTTCAAGTATTAGATACGGCTGAAATGTATGGTAGCGGGAACTCGGAAAAATTCCTTTCTAAAGCAATCGAACCCTATAAAAGAGAGGATTTATTTTTAATTTCAAAAGTATTACCCCCCAATGCTTCGAAAAAACAGTTACCTATCAGTTTAGAGAATAGTCTGAAAAGGTTAAATGTCGACTATTTGGATTTATATTTACTTCACTGGCAAGGTCAAGTTCCTTTAGAAGAAACAGTGGAGGCGTTAGAAAAAGCAAAAAATCAAGGGAAAATAAGAGCGTGGGGCGTATCTAATTTAGATACGAATGAATTAAAGAACGTTATTTCACTGCCCGAAGGCAAGGATTGTTCGGCCAATCAATTACGGTATAATTTGAGGGATAGAGGAATCGAATATGATTTAATACCAGAAATGAATCAATATAATATCCCTGTCATTGCCTACGCCCCGGTTGATAGAGGTAAACAGTTGGTAAAGGAAACAGTCATTCAACAAATTGCTGAAAAACATGGTGTAGATGCTTTTCAAATCTTATTGGCATGGACGATTAGGAATGGAAATACGATAGCTATTCCTCAATCTAGCAATGAAGCACATGTGTACAACAATATTCAAGCGGCTAACATTAAACTAAGCGAAGATGACTTAAAAAAGATTGACAAGCTTTATTCCAAACCTACGTCAAAACAACCATTAGCTTTGTGGTAAAAAAGCTTATTTACAGATACAGTAGCTTCTCGTAAACCACTTCTAAAATATATGATAAAGCCTAGCATAATAAATCGAGTGAATTACATTAGGAACAAATCAGTAAAAGCCTTAGAAAATCTAGTTAAAATCTAAGGTTTTTACTTTTTGAGTAAAGCAATTTCTTATGTGCCAAATGTTTAGCCATGATAAGGTCTCCTCTTCCTTAGAATTTATCCATTTCTTTGTTCCAAAAAGGAAGGGCAGGCCACTAAGAAAATAGTGGAATAAAAAGAAAATAATCACATAAGAACGACAAACTGGTGGTATAACTTACAAGTTGTCCCACTAGTTTTTGAGAGTAATGAGATAACTTCGATGGATAATGGTCTTTTTAGTGTTTACTTCATCCAGAAAGGTATTTTAATACGTGTTAAAATAATAGTACTAAATACTGGGGGCGCGTCAAATGGATAAAACCAAGGCTAGAAAACAAGGCAATGCGGTTACAAACACATTACCTAAAAAATTCAATGTTTCTGAAGGACAAGAATTTTATATTACCCAAGAAAAAGATGGGACAATTTTACTTACTCCTAAAATTGAGGATTATTTTGCTAATGTAGAAAAAGGTGGCTTTGTTGATACCGAAGATGAATTAGCTCAAGGTTTTGTCACTACTGGAAGTGAGCTAGATAACTAGTATCAAATAGGGAATAATTTATATTGATTATGAACTTCCAAAAGAGAGTGAAATAAAGAAAAGACGACCTGTTGATGTCATCAGCAACAAAAAATTACGCAAAAAGAGTTAACAAACGTGGCGCAACATTTTCTTTTAAACTTTAATTTTAATTTTTGAGCCAAATCCAAGATGAAAACGATAGTAACTATAAAACATGAGAAAAGGTTGTTGTATCCGAAATTAAGATACAACAACCTTTTTAAATAATATTATCAGTGTTTAATTATCAGCGGGATCCATTAGCTGTTTAAAGCCTTGCCAACCCCAATAAATACGAGGCTTTTATTTATAAAAATTCAACCCTAAGACTAAAATTCCAAACAATAGATATAAGCTATTAATAACTAAGCAGATTTTCATTAGATTATTTTTTTCATCATCTTTACTGTAAGCGGCTAGCGTGAACACACCGCTAAAAATCATAAACACTGCATATGAAATAATGATAGTCTCGGCTTGTGGCTGTTCTAAAGCCCAATCAAACATTCTTAGTGGTAAAATCGTCCAAGGAATAAACATGAATAGTGTACTCATTGTTGTTATAATCTTATTTTTCATCAAAATTACCTCCTTTCTTTTTTCCCGAATTGCACACAAGCGATTCCTAAACAAAGAACAGTAATAAAACAAGCCGCTGGAATCCAAGGAATAAAAGTAATATCAAAATTGGGGAAGTTACTGGCTAGTTTTCCGTATCGCGAAGCCACTATGTAATACGGATAACAAATAGGATATAAATACCAAACTCTGGTGTTAATCATTAAAACAGAGGGAACAATCGAAGCTAGGCCGATTCCGATGGCAAATATAGGCGTTTGGAAGAATACTGAAATCATCCAATAAAAAGCTAGCATGGGAATTGAAGTAACATAAATCAAACTGACTTCTTTTAATACGGCTAATGGCGAGAGTATAAAATTATAATCAGTCGCTTGTGATGCCAAAAAGACCACCATATAATATATAGCAACGGATAATAAGACCTGAAGAGCCGCAAGGGCTAGAAGCACAACAAATTTGGCTAAACTTAAATATTTTGGATTCACTGGTAAAGATAACATCTTTAATATTCCACTATTGGAATGTTCATTTTGATTAATCAGTAGTGTGATAACGATCATACTTGCAGGATAAATGAACCCAGTCATTGCCAACAGTCCTTGTATGAGAAGGCTGTTTTCAGGTGTAATCCCTGTCTCCATATCAAAATTCATCTCTACGTTAATTAAAGAGGGGAACCAAAGAACCAGCATTGCCAAAAGTAAAATTGGGATTATTTTTGAGCGTTTAATTTTTTTGAATTCTATACGAATAAAAGAAATTAACTTCATGCAAAATGCCTCCTCGTTTTTAAGAACAATACTTCTCCAATTGTAATTACTACCACTTCAACTAGCACTGCGATGATTCGTTGGCTATCTTGATTCGTATGGTGTAGCCGTTGAAAGGCAAGGGCGAAAGGAAAAAGTGATAATGAAAAACTTTTATTGTAAATCATTATTGCTAAAAAGACTGCTGTCACATTAATCCCTAATGATACCCATACGCTTTCAAAAAAGGTCGCAACGAGTAGAGCTAAAAGTATGGTAGGTAGAGTCATTAAGAAAAAGAAACCGAAATTTTGAACCAGATCTAGCCCGAATCCCTCATATAGCTCAAACCAATAACCTACACCCACAAACATTGCAATCATTTCTAAAATTAAAGGGATAAGCGACAAACAAATCAGTAGAGATACTTTATTCAAAAAAAGTTGGCTTTCTTTGATTGGTAAAGACTTCATTTTTTGAATAGCGTCGTCTGAAAATTCGAGGGAATATAAAAGGCAAGCTCCAGATAGGATTAAAAGAACATTTAACATCGCTATCATTTGCCAATTGCTTGAAATTAAAATAGCTAATGGATTGCCTTCCGGGTAAAGGAAATCCTCTGAGCGCATCATTAAATTTAAAATTGGAATACTTGCTGCTAATATTCCACCAACGGTAAATACTGGAAGTATGCCTGTTCGTTTGATTTTTTTAAATTCTAACCAACTAGTCATTACTTAACCCCCTACGATCATTATCCGTACTAATCAAACTAAGAAAGGTTTCCTCAAGATTGCCATTGTTGTGTTTTTCTCTACCTGAATTTGCTTTCAATTGTTCGATTGTGCCTTCAAATAAGAGTTGTCCATGATTTAAAATCCCAATTTTATCCGCGACGAGTTCAATTTCTGAAAGTAAATGGGAGGATACAATAACCGTACAATTTAACTTTTCAGGTAAAGACTGAATCAGTGTTCTAATTTCATGTACACCCACTGGGTCAAGGCCGTTTGTTGGTTCGTCTAATATCAAGATCGATGGACTTCCAATGAGCGCACTAGCAAGTCCTAATCGTTGTTTCATCCCTAATGAATATTTTTTTGCTTGTCTATTTTTCCATTTTGTTATTCCCACAGTATTCAGCGCTTTTTCAATGGATGATTTGGGCAAGTCTAATATTTGTTGAATAATTTCTAGATTTTCTTCGCCTGTTAAGTTTCCATAAAAGGCGGGAGCTTCGATAAGTGATCCTACTGATTTTAAAATTTGATTTCGATCTTGTGGGTAATGCAAATCGTTAATAACAAATGACCCACTTGTGGGGTTGGTTAATCCTAAAAACATTTTCATTAGAGTGGATTTTCCTGCGCCATTTGGACCAAGTAAGCCGTATACTTTTCCTGTGGGGATTTGTAAATTCACTTTAGAAACAGCTGTAAAATCGCTATATGTTTTGGTAATATCTTGAGTTTCGATAATGTTCATCAATTGATGCCTCCTTTGTTACTTTCACTTTACAATCTCAACCTTACGCCAACCTTCTATGAACCTTAAATCTGCCTTACATTTACTTATATCAATGAAAAAGGGCTAAAAAATAAGCTATAATGTATGTATAAAGAAGGTGGAACAGGTGAAAAACGATTATATTAAAAAGAAAACCATTTTATTAGTCGATGATGAACCCGAACTCCTAAAGATGGTGGCCTCGATATTGGAAGAAGAAGGATTTGAAAAAGTTTTTACTGCGGATACGGCGGAACATACGCGAGCTTTAGTAAAAGAAATTCCGCCTGACCTTGCTATTCTCGACGTGATGCTTCCTGATGAAGATGGTTTTTCGTTGATGGAAGAATTAAAAAAAGAAGCTGACTTTCCTGTCATTTTTTTAACTGCTCGAGGAGAAGATGAAGATAAACTAGCAGGGTTAGGCCTTGGTGCAGACGATTACATTGTCAAACCATTTTTGCCCAAAGAACTTATCTTTCGAATGATTGCCATTCTTCGTAGAACATATAAGAAAGAAACACCTTATGTTAATTTAAAAAACTGCCAGATTGATTTTGAACGAGCAGAAGTATTGAATGATGAAAAGCATTTGAGATTAACAGCCAAAGAGTATGCGTTACTTTATACGCTTTATCGAAATGCAGGCCGCATAGTAACAATAGATGCTTTATGTGAAGCAGTATGGGGACAAAATCCCTTTGGTTATGAGAATTCATTAATGGCACATATTCGAAGAATTAGACAAAAGATTGAGAAAGATCCATCTAATCCTGAATCCTTAATAACAATTAAAGGGCTAGGATATAAATTGATGACTAAGGAGGAGGAGCGGGATGAAAAGCGTTCCTAAATTAATCGCAAGATTTATAGGGATTTTACTGTTAAGTGTCATTCTTTTGGCTATCATAAATATTGCGCTTTTGGGTCTAATATTATTTAAACAATTCCCAGATTCTTCTAATAGTGATTCTCCTTATCAATATGCGCAAACGGTTGCAGATAACCTTACAAAAACAGGAGATAGCTTTTCTTTAGATGTAAACGATTCTACTACTTTAAAAAAAGAAAATATCTGGGCTGTTTTGATAGATGAGAATAGTAAACAAGTCATATGGCACACGGAAAACCTCCCAAATAATGTTCCTAACTCTTACACACTTTCTGATATAAGTTCACTTACCTCAGGTTACATTGAAGGTTATCCAACCTATACTGGAAGTAGTAACGATGGGCTAGTGGTATTGGGCTATCCGAAAAAGAGTTATTGGAAACATACAACGCCAACCTGGAAATACAAATTCATTGCGAACCTCCCACAAATTTTTATGATAGCTTTATCCATCAATGTTATCTTGATTCTATTCATTTATCTTTGGTTTACTGGGAAATTGACCAGATCAGTGAATCCTATTGTTCAAAGTATTAAAGACTTACCAAAAAGTAAACGGGTAAAATTGAATGAAAAGGGTGCACTATCAGAAATAGCTGTAAATATTAATCAAACTTCCCGAATTTTACAAGATCAGGAAAAGGAACTCAAGAAAAAAGAAGTAGCTAGAGCCGATTGGATTGCAGGTATTTCTCATGATATCCGTACACCACTTTCAATGGTCTTGGGTTATACAAGTCAGTTAGAAAATAGCCAAACACTCTCTACTGAAAATAAACAAAAAACGAAGGTTATTCTTAGACAAAGTGAAAAAATACGAAACTTAGTAGATGATTTAAACCTATCCTCAAAATTAGAATATAGTATGCAGCCGTTAAACACTACACAGGTAAATATGGTCGCCTTAGTTCGTCAGGTGGTTGTTGATTTTATGAATAATGATATAGAGGATAAATATGCAATTGAATGGCTGACAGAAGAATCGTTATCTTCTTGTATGGTATATGCAGATAAAGATTTGCTAAAACGGGCAATCACAAATCTTATTCAAAATAGTATTAATCATAATCCAGAGGGTTGTACCATTTACGTTACTGTTCAACAACAATCCGAGCAGTGCGTGATTCAGGTGGAAGATAACGGTGTTGGAATAACCGATGCTCAACTTGAAAAATTGAATCATTCTCCTCATTATA contains:
- a CDS encoding NIF family HAD-type phosphatase gives rise to the protein MQKTKILFDLDGTIIDSSAGIYASLNYAMKEMNRAPLSQKTLKSFIGPPLIDSFVKIGMSKQEAKEAVDHYRTLYKEKGMYQVSPYNGIEEVLTQLSKKYELFIATSKPEFFAIKIVDHLGYSKFLNAVYGADLKGVRSDKTAVIHDALKAEKIEDLSTVVMVGDRAHDITGAIENQIDNVGVLYGFGDKEELLKAGTQTIVEKPMDLLEIFQ
- a CDS encoding LysR family transcriptional regulator, with the translated sequence MDIRVLKYFLTVARESSMTNAARFLHVSQPTLSKQLKDLEEELGKKLFTRSNYSVQLTNEGMLLRKRAEDILDMFEKTKNEFLTMDDISGGDVYIGSAETDAFKHFAHAAIDLQKYYPDMCYHLFSGNSEDVMDRLDRGLDDFGIVVDPVDLSKYNYITLPSKDTWGIVMRKDSPLASKVSITVEDLMNVPLIISRQASKKGLSRNEFSEWFGESFEKLNIISTFSLGFNPYIMVREGFGYAISFDKMINIMTENELTFRPLEPKLEAGLHIIWKNYQVFSPAAELFLKTIQSIFDSHS
- a CDS encoding SDR family oxidoreductase; the encoded protein is MAVKDKVVIITGASSGIGEATAKLLASRGAKLVLGARRKERLKEIAEAIEKDGGQAVYQETDVTKVEDNQSLVELAKTTFSKVDVIFLNAGLMPNSPLSALKSDEWNQMVDVNIKGVLNGIEAILPEFKEQKSGHVITTSSVAGLKAYPGGAVYGATKWAVRDLMEVLRMESAQEGSNIRTATIYPAAIKSELLETITDKETAEGANAMYDQYQISPDRVANVVEFAIDQPEDTNVNEFTIGPTAQPW
- a CDS encoding aldo/keto reductase, producing the protein MGKVSIAGREVNPIGLGTLHMGDDPSQLKQELKAIRTGLDNGVQVLDTAEMYGSGNSEKFLSKAIEPYKREDLFLISKVLPPNASKKQLPISLENSLKRLNVDYLDLYLLHWQGQVPLEETVEALEKAKNQGKIRAWGVSNLDTNELKNVISLPEGKDCSANQLRYNLRDRGIEYDLIPEMNQYNIPVIAYAPVDRGKQLVKETVIQQIAEKHGVDAFQILLAWTIRNGNTIAIPQSSNEAHVYNNIQAANIKLSEDDLKKIDKLYSKPTSKQPLALW
- the mazE gene encoding type II toxin-antitoxin system PemI/MazE family antitoxin, yielding MDKTKARKQGNAVTNTLPKKFNVSEGQEFYITQEKDGTILLTPKIEDYFANVEKGGFVDTEDELAQGFVTTGSELDN
- a CDS encoding DUF308 domain-containing protein — translated: MKNKIITTMSTLFMFIPWTILPLRMFDWALEQPQAETIIISYAVFMIFSGVFTLAAYSKDDEKNNLMKICLVINSLYLLFGILVLGLNFYK
- a CDS encoding ABC transporter permease; the encoded protein is MKLISFIRIEFKKIKRSKIIPILLLAMLVLWFPSLINVEMNFDMETGITPENSLLIQGLLAMTGFIYPASMIVITLLINQNEHSNSGILKMLSLPVNPKYLSLAKFVVLLALAALQVLLSVAIYYMVVFLASQATDYNFILSPLAVLKEVSLIYVTSIPMLAFYWMISVFFQTPIFAIGIGLASIVPSVLMINTRVWYLYPICYPYYIVASRYGKLASNFPNFDITFIPWIPAACFITVLCLGIACVQFGKKERR
- a CDS encoding ABC transporter permease; translation: MTSWLEFKKIKRTGILPVFTVGGILAASIPILNLMMRSEDFLYPEGNPLAILISSNWQMIAMLNVLLILSGACLLYSLEFSDDAIQKMKSLPIKESQLFLNKVSLLICLSLIPLILEMIAMFVGVGYWFELYEGFGLDLVQNFGFFFLMTLPTILLALLVATFFESVWVSLGINVTAVFLAIMIYNKSFSLSLFPFALAFQRLHHTNQDSQRIIAVLVEVVVITIGEVLFLKTRRHFA
- a CDS encoding ABC transporter ATP-binding protein translates to MNIIETQDITKTYSDFTAVSKVNLQIPTGKVYGLLGPNGAGKSTLMKMFLGLTNPTSGSFVINDLHYPQDRNQILKSVGSLIEAPAFYGNLTGEENLEIIQQILDLPKSSIEKALNTVGITKWKNRQAKKYSLGMKQRLGLASALIGSPSILILDEPTNGLDPVGVHEIRTLIQSLPEKLNCTVIVSSHLLSEIELVADKIGILNHGQLLFEGTIEQLKANSGREKHNNGNLEETFLSLISTDNDRRGLSND
- a CDS encoding response regulator transcription factor — encoded protein: MKNDYIKKKTILLVDDEPELLKMVASILEEEGFEKVFTADTAEHTRALVKEIPPDLAILDVMLPDEDGFSLMEELKKEADFPVIFLTARGEDEDKLAGLGLGADDYIVKPFLPKELIFRMIAILRRTYKKETPYVNLKNCQIDFERAEVLNDEKHLRLTAKEYALLYTLYRNAGRIVTIDALCEAVWGQNPFGYENSLMAHIRRIRQKIEKDPSNPESLITIKGLGYKLMTKEEERDEKRS
- a CDS encoding sensor histidine kinase codes for the protein MKSVPKLIARFIGILLLSVILLAIINIALLGLILFKQFPDSSNSDSPYQYAQTVADNLTKTGDSFSLDVNDSTTLKKENIWAVLIDENSKQVIWHTENLPNNVPNSYTLSDISSLTSGYIEGYPTYTGSSNDGLVVLGYPKKSYWKHTTPTWKYKFIANLPQIFMIALSINVILILFIYLWFTGKLTRSVNPIVQSIKDLPKSKRVKLNEKGALSEIAVNINQTSRILQDQEKELKKKEVARADWIAGISHDIRTPLSMVLGYTSQLENSQTLSTENKQKTKVILRQSEKIRNLVDDLNLSSKLEYSMQPLNTTQVNMVALVRQVVVDFMNNDIEDKYAIEWLTEESLSSCMVYADKDLLKRAITNLIQNSINHNPEGCTIYVTVQQQSEQCVIQVEDNGVGITDAQLEKLNHSPHYMISRDSGLEQRHGLGLLIVKQIVESHNGKMTLGHSHYGGLSVCINLP